The Columba livia isolate bColLiv1 breed racing homer chromosome 18, bColLiv1.pat.W.v2, whole genome shotgun sequence genome includes a region encoding these proteins:
- the OTOP2 gene encoding proton channel OTOP2 encodes MTDEPVRKDSEVRRLSSSMGCGHKDDKASLASSQIASFSPQPHRPPSAPASKEVWKKGGRMFSILLAVHLALLACTLVSSGAFEKIAVHDYDVFFLLTVLMLIVIAWIIFYLASTSRCPDAIPCRDSHAGPVWLRGGLILFAIFSLVMDVFKIGYYSSFYSCLSAIKIIYPIVQAIFVVVQTYFLWMSAKDCVHVHLNVTRCGLMLTLTTNLAVWMSAVTDESVHKAHSKFRKNVTEELFRWLLKVGMRSSSADECNCNSQICQVFNNGYFWLYPFNIEYSLFASAMVYVMWKNVGRFIDHHSHHIHRLKFRLFQRTFFVGIVLGLIILVSGLGVLILYEVQINSSTESSKKSQALSMYYIFNIVCLGLMSLVCIGGSVIYRFDKRDMDRHKNPTRTLDVALLMGSALGQYAISYYSIVAIVASTPRDAVSALNLTYALLMIAQHTFQNIFIIEGLHRQPPKEDHRRDSHQKDLYGLTFANINAVSLRVPDSGSTLASTTASGAEGIHSSDFIRSLTAPKMNWRRKFLREISMFLLLSNIILWIMPAFGARPQFDNDTELNFYGDSMWPAIVDICLPFGIFYRMHAVASLLEVYIMS; translated from the exons ATGACCGACGAGCCTGTGCGGAAGGACAGCGAGGTCAGACGCCTCAGCTCCAGCATGGGCTGCGGACACAAGGATGACAAAGCCAGCCTGGCCTCCAGTCAGATCGCGTCTTTCAGCCCCCAGCCTCATCGCCCCCCCTCCGCTCCTGCCTCCAAGGAAGTGTGGAAGAAAGGTGGCCGCATGTTCTCCATCCTGCTGGCCGTGCATTTAGCCCTGCTGGCCTGCACGCTGGTGAGCAGCGGGGCTTTTGAGAAGATCGCCGTGCACGATTATGATGTCTTCTTCCTGCTGACTGTCCTGATGCTGATAGTCATCGCGTGGATCATCTTCTACCTCGCCAGCACCTCCCGCTGCCCAGACGCCATCCCCTGCAGAGACTCCCACGCTGGGCCCGTCTGGCTGAGAG GAGGCCTGATCCTGTTTGCCATTTTCAGCCTTGTCATGGACGTGTTCAAAATAGGATATTACTCGAGCTTCTACAGCTGCCTGTCGGCAATCAAAATAATCTACCCCATTGTGCAAGCAATATTCGTGGTCGTCCAG ACATACTTCCTGTGGATGTCTGCCAAAGACTGCGTCCATGTCCACCTGAACGTCACCAG GTGCGGCCTGATGCTGACACTGACTACAAACTTAGCAGTGTGGATGTCGGCTGTGACAGATGAGTCCGTTCACAAAGCGCATTCAAAGTTCAGGAAAAACGTGACAGAAGAACTTTTCAGATGGCTCCTGAAAG TGGGAATGAGAAGTAGCTCAGCCGACGAGTGCAACTGCAACAGCCAAATCTGCCAGGTCTTCAATAATGGCTACTTTTGGCTGTACCCCTTTAACATTGAGTACAGTCTCTTTGCCTCTGCCATGGTCTATGTCATGTGGAAGAACGTTGGACGCTTCATAGACCACCATTCCCACCACATTCACCGCCTGAAGTTCAGGCTCTTCCAAAGGACCTTCTTTGTGGGCATCGTGTTGGGCCTCATCATTCTGGTGAGTGGTTTGGGAGTCCTTATTCTTTATGAGGTGCAGATAAATTCCAGCACTGAATCCAGCAAGAAGAGCCAAGCTCTCTCCATGTACTACATCTTCAACATTGTTTGCCTGGGCCTGATGTCTCTTGTCTGCATTGGTGGCTCTGTCATCTACCGGTTtgacaagagagacatggatcGGCACAAGAACCCAACCAGGACCTTGGACGTAGCCCTGCTGATGGGTTCAGCCTTGGGGCAATATGCCATTTCTTACTACTCCATTGTGGCCATCGTAGCCAGCACACCAAGGGACGCTGTCAGTGCGCTCAACCTCACCTATGCCCTCCTAATGATTGCCCAGCACACCTTCCAGAACATCTTCATTATCGAAGGCCTTCATCGGCAACCCCCCAAGGAAGACCACAGGCGCGATTCTCACCAGAAGGATCTCTATGGACTCACCTTTGCCAACATCAACGCAGTGTCCCTCCGTGTGCCCGACAGCGGCAGCACCTTGGCCTCCACCACTGCCTCTGGAGCTGAAGGCATCCATTCTTCTGACTTCATAAGGTCCCTCACTGCCCCCAAGATGAACTGGAGGAGGAAGTTCTTACGGGAGATCTCCATGTTCCTCCTGCTGAGCAATATCATA